In bacterium, a single window of DNA contains:
- a CDS encoding O-antigen ligase family protein has product MNYCDYRDHSTLNLSSLLRMQNLVLIVLIYSGLMHEWYFNRLPAIMAVAPLVHTYFNNILLFPLLPAWWLLRRKSRKWDAIEREYMSKVLLLSLLMLIIVAVERIHVSRYDTDPSLLSCIPLMMLPVWICMGIWFTRDLHTTAILLHNLALAGATASVISFALRMMGFSYNSLLGPMYWPYHYIVAFGFFYYLSVWLLGDRGRKQNAIGILACSLEMLLTFEKRMIVSTALGILGLGITWAILGHGMRQLLVRRFAMLAACVGILALAVNIATTGNLVVIIQNIFATRWISYSDVQGANSSVLTIADRLGSGRLEMWKEIPSRIAESPWVGSGLYPLFEGAKVTHNGFIDVLLSVGIAGLLVLVVGAIYWAAAVAKSSPGREAAPLQLTCVSFIFCTFGGWIGLSAWMSFPTLNIYLCLLYGISLGLAARTQRRKSRLTSDVSRLKVSR; this is encoded by the coding sequence ATGAACTACTGCGACTATAGGGATCATTCCACGCTCAATCTCTCCAGTCTGCTTCGCATGCAAAATCTCGTGCTTATAGTGCTGATCTACTCTGGTTTGATGCACGAGTGGTATTTCAACAGACTCCCAGCAATTATGGCGGTTGCTCCGCTGGTTCATACATACTTCAACAACATTCTACTTTTTCCACTGCTGCCTGCGTGGTGGCTTCTCAGGCGTAAATCGAGGAAATGGGATGCGATCGAGCGGGAGTATATGTCCAAAGTGCTGCTGCTTTCGTTACTGATGCTGATAATTGTTGCAGTTGAGAGAATACACGTCAGCCGATATGACACCGATCCTTCCCTGCTTTCATGTATTCCATTAATGATGCTGCCGGTATGGATATGTATGGGCATATGGTTTACACGCGATCTGCACACCACTGCAATCCTGCTGCACAATCTCGCGCTTGCAGGTGCAACAGCTTCAGTCATCTCGTTCGCGCTGCGCATGATGGGGTTCTCATATAATAGTCTGCTGGGTCCAATGTATTGGCCGTATCATTACATTGTTGCGTTTGGGTTCTTTTATTACCTCTCAGTTTGGCTGCTTGGTGATAGAGGCAGAAAGCAAAACGCAATAGGTATATTGGCCTGCTCATTGGAGATGCTGCTCACATTTGAGAAAAGAATGATTGTCAGCACGGCATTAGGGATTTTGGGTCTTGGAATCACTTGGGCTATCCTTGGCCATGGCATGCGGCAGCTTTTGGTACGCAGATTTGCAATGCTCGCGGCGTGTGTCGGAATATTGGCATTGGCTGTCAATATTGCAACAACCGGCAACCTGGTAGTGATAATCCAAAACATTTTTGCGACTCGGTGGATTTCGTATTCAGACGTACAAGGCGCAAACAGCAGTGTTTTGACCATAGCCGATCGTTTGGGCTCCGGCAGGCTGGAGATGTGGAAGGAGATTCCTTCGCGCATCGCTGAAAGCCCATGGGTGGGCAGCGGATTATATCCTTTGTTCGAGGGTGCAAAAGTCACTCACAACGGCTTTATCGACGTTTTGCTTTCGGTGGGGATCGCGGGACTATTGGTGCTTGTGGTGGGCGCAATATATTGGGCGGCTGCAGTTGCAAAAAGCAGTCCAGGCAGGGAAGCTGCACCTTTGCAACTTACATGCGTCTCTTTTATTTTTTGCACATTTGGAGGATGGATCGGTCTGTCGGCATGGATGTCGTTTCCGACGCTGAATATCTATTTATGCCTGCTTTACGGAATATCTTTGGGTCTGGCGGCGCGCACTCAACGCCGTAAAAGCAGGCTGACCAGTGATGTGTCGAGACTCAAGGTAAGCCGATGA
- a CDS encoding glycosyltransferase family 4 protein — MRTRILFVHHGSALGGAFLSLLYLLQALDEDRYECTVCSAEKDNDVIKKFTDSGFDTCMCALKRFAHTTLGQFDLLRYSGWRGIGSWFADYGPAMSRFKQTIQDIRPDLVHLNSLTLAPYARVSHDLGVPTVVHVREPVLEGYLGLRKNWLRGLLESHADKVIAICKDNLDRLHIEQGKGVVIYNPVDFGKFDCRHDQRSARKQLGVPEESKVVLFAGGTVPLVKGLHEFLQAMSLVCKHEPDIACLMPSFKVPQLPAERVWNVRRRTAWLLGRYRYSDKLAAMTAKNGLRSRIIGGEFSYEIEKWIAASDVVCVPHIQPHFSRTVMEAGAMAKPVVGFRIAGVEEVVRHEETGLLVDVGDACGLADAVQRLLSDAGLRDRLGQGGLQQAKRLFDATTSAARVGGVYDELLRL; from the coding sequence ATGAGAACCCGCATTCTGTTTGTACATCATGGGAGTGCACTCGGAGGAGCTTTCCTGAGTCTGTTATACCTTTTACAGGCTCTCGATGAGGATCGTTATGAGTGCACAGTGTGCAGCGCCGAGAAAGATAACGATGTCATAAAAAAGTTCACAGACAGCGGTTTCGATACTTGCATGTGTGCACTCAAGCGTTTTGCGCACACTACCCTTGGTCAATTTGATCTCCTCAGATACTCTGGCTGGCGGGGAATCGGATCATGGTTTGCCGACTATGGTCCCGCCATGTCACGCTTCAAGCAAACAATCCAAGATATCCGACCCGACCTGGTTCATCTCAACTCGCTCACACTGGCTCCGTATGCGCGCGTATCTCATGATTTAGGTGTTCCGACGGTGGTGCATGTTCGCGAACCAGTGCTCGAAGGATACCTGGGTCTGCGCAAAAACTGGTTGCGCGGCTTGCTGGAAAGCCATGCCGATAAGGTAATCGCGATATGTAAAGACAATCTGGATCGCCTGCACATCGAGCAGGGCAAAGGGGTAGTTATTTATAATCCTGTCGATTTCGGCAAGTTTGATTGCCGTCACGATCAGCGTTCGGCGCGAAAGCAGCTCGGAGTCCCGGAAGAATCAAAGGTCGTGCTCTTTGCAGGAGGGACCGTTCCATTGGTCAAAGGGCTCCATGAGTTTTTGCAGGCGATGAGTCTTGTATGCAAGCACGAACCCGATATAGCCTGCCTGATGCCTTCGTTTAAGGTTCCACAATTGCCGGCGGAGCGGGTTTGGAATGTACGCAGACGCACCGCATGGCTGCTGGGCCGATATCGGTACTCGGACAAATTGGCTGCGATGACGGCAAAAAACGGCCTGCGCTCGCGAATCATAGGCGGGGAATTTTCATATGAGATCGAAAAATGGATTGCCGCAAGCGATGTCGTATGTGTCCCGCACATTCAGCCTCATTTTTCCCGCACGGTTATGGAAGCAGGCGCGATGGCAAAGCCGGTCGTCGGCTTTCGGATAGCCGGAGTGGAGGAAGTGGTCCGTCACGAAGAGACAGGTCTGCTTGTGGATGTTGGAGATGCATGTGGGCTTGCTGATGCCGTGCAGAGGCTCTTGAGTGACGCCGGTCTGCGCGACCGATTGGGACAAGGCGGCCTGCAGCAGGCAAAAAGACTGTTCGATGCCACCACGTCTGCAGCGCGTGTTGGGGGGGTATACGATGAACTACTGCGACTATAG